One genomic window of Corynebacterium massiliense DSM 45435 includes the following:
- a CDS encoding LPXTG cell wall anchor domain-containing protein produces the protein MPKSSSSAPRCSARAQSEGNSGGSGTFKFTEQCSADQKPFDLKAGNKHTLKSVLVDTKCLVEEVNDGSDDRDARISITQQGDRLADVEASNTETTVDPNAAHPVDGGVDGAAANSDEETEEHAGKPEDSSEALHRDISFTVLPVAQASDLSNSGPAWSLTALNSFANMNVTKTIDGAPISEAVDGVTNTAVLPDDAQSMRVHYKVANDGAGALSNFAIKDPSLAGRTVSRVGSGDTTTDDSFTVGEEGVIPAGFCGLGDGAEIASGAENECVFDVDISNEPMDKMFRYSGEVTVTADTQNLGKVTGKDSYGAIRLPQSVAWMLPDTGRQTLVWVLVLGLIALAIGLLRYLRKDDEEEADAALEHSRE, from the coding sequence ATGCCGAAGAGTTCGTCGTCGGCGCCGAGGTGTTCAGCCCGCGCGCAGTCCGAGGGCAACTCTGGCGGCAGCGGCACGTTCAAGTTCACGGAGCAGTGCTCTGCTGACCAGAAACCATTCGACCTCAAGGCGGGCAACAAGCACACGCTGAAGTCCGTTCTGGTGGACACCAAATGCCTCGTCGAAGAGGTCAACGATGGCTCTGACGATCGCGACGCGCGCATCAGCATTACCCAGCAGGGTGACCGTCTGGCGGATGTTGAGGCCTCGAACACGGAGACAACGGTCGATCCGAATGCAGCTCACCCGGTCGACGGCGGCGTCGACGGTGCTGCGGCGAACAGCGACGAGGAGACCGAGGAACACGCCGGCAAGCCGGAGGATTCGAGTGAAGCATTGCACCGTGACATCAGCTTCACGGTCCTGCCTGTGGCGCAGGCCAGCGACTTGAGCAACTCCGGCCCGGCGTGGAGCCTGACCGCACTCAACAGCTTCGCCAACATGAACGTCACCAAGACCATTGACGGTGCTCCGATCAGCGAGGCCGTCGACGGCGTGACCAACACGGCGGTGCTGCCTGACGATGCCCAGTCGATGCGCGTTCACTACAAGGTGGCCAACGACGGCGCGGGTGCCCTGTCGAACTTCGCCATCAAGGACCCGAGCCTGGCGGGCCGCACGGTCAGCCGCGTCGGCTCGGGTGATACCACCACGGACGATTCCTTCACCGTCGGTGAGGAGGGAGTCATCCCGGCAGGTTTCTGCGGGCTTGGCGATGGCGCCGAGATCGCCAGCGGCGCCGAAAACGAGTGCGTCTTCGACGTGGACATCTCCAACGAGCCCATGGACAAGATGTTCCGTTACAGCGGCGAGGTCACCGTCACCGCAGACACGCAGAACCTGGGCAAGGTGACCGGCAAGGACTCCTACGGAGCGATTCGCCTGCCGCAGTCGGTGGCGTGGATGCTGCCGGACACCGGCCGCCAGACCCTCGTGTGGGTCTTGGTGCTGGGACTTATCGCCCTGGCCATCGGACTCCTGCGGTACCTGCGCAAGGACGACGAGGAAGAAGCGGACGCCGCCTTGGAACACTCCCGGGAGTAA
- a CDS encoding flavin reductase family protein, with product MKWKPQEEKNPLPYSPFKASTVPRPIGWLSSIDEDGRENIAPYSQWQNLTFDPPRVMFSANQYPDGRRKDTVLNAEKTGWFVWNMATYALHEEVNKSAMALEHDDSEWDRLDVTKEYADNLRIPMVKESPVKFECRYLSTHRLPGNSDVGSVDIVFAQVETIHIDDDYITDGKLDILKAKPIARMGYFDYTVVTERFEMRVPGADAAAQAGLGGDA from the coding sequence ATGAAGTGGAAGCCGCAAGAAGAAAAGAACCCGCTGCCCTACTCGCCGTTCAAGGCGAGCACCGTCCCGCGCCCCATCGGCTGGCTTTCCAGCATCGATGAGGACGGCCGGGAAAACATCGCGCCCTACAGCCAGTGGCAGAACCTCACCTTCGATCCGCCGCGGGTGATGTTTTCCGCCAACCAGTACCCAGACGGCCGCCGGAAGGACACCGTGCTCAACGCAGAAAAGACCGGCTGGTTCGTGTGGAACATGGCCACCTACGCGCTGCACGAGGAGGTCAACAAGTCCGCCATGGCCTTAGAGCACGACGACAGCGAGTGGGACCGGCTGGACGTGACCAAGGAGTACGCGGACAACCTGCGCATCCCGATGGTCAAGGAAAGCCCGGTGAAGTTCGAGTGCCGGTACTTGTCCACTCATCGCTTACCGGGGAACTCGGATGTCGGCAGCGTCGACATTGTCTTCGCCCAGGTGGAGACCATTCACATCGACGATGACTACATCACCGACGGCAAGCTGGACATCCTGAAGGCAAAACCCATCGCGCGCATGGGCTACTTCGACTACACCGTGGTCACCGAGCGCTTCGAGATGCGCGTGCCGGGTGCCGATGCCGCCGCGCAGGCCGGCCTCGGCGGAGACGCGTAG
- a CDS encoding DUF5979 domain-containing protein, translated as MKRTSPAPPATEFNYKAFQRSGSDEKEIPVNKAGYSGVVRPLDNTGKPTDVLGFRSEPNGLANNRVFDRYKPTWRCTLTDSQDKQEAFTITEGNVPDKFTLKNDKEKGTSEVTRAVRDNRIINCSVEWTPKFSPATVQLSKTVDGTAQDFTSVLRRKFDIKYTCQSDDAYKQAYPDNPLEGTVELQKGEARTLNSFPAGANCTFSESFPEGDPAVRPGKSLDLTWSTGEKSGNSRNAEQKTTVKLGETVNLRANNQYNFRAGSVTINKQLLGDAAPELGDPKTYRFRVRCEGTPFTVEKDLVIRNNGGNRTGSVTVDGLPVARDCYLRPLTGLSQEESRTIQFDGRDVNFNGQHVDAESNGEYKFRLDDYQEGATPTKGTLDLKTTYNYKVRDVTVVKDITGDGAGSSDLEGKTFPAAYRCTWKNGGSKEGKLELQPNASEPAKIEGVPVDADCLVWEENSPELENVRLQGTEVSASSVSDNGKTLKNDEAKKTPILKVSPSTDAGQNRVIVRNTYARRIGSVDLHKIVDSNLSVPVPENYTFNFTCGTRTVVRGDGTSVPVELKGTVQVNGGQTQGLVADVADPELAELVNDRNGKLGVPYGNKCSFEEKQPDFPSGVIWNSDAEESVVTVSQDTTTNDITNKYTAAGKGLTITQRNAGVPQLSEPVEYSLRCTLDGEDVDLGEYSTIKMDSSQGDSNVEIPADVLPEGTECQLREKSAINKTRKGDKGQDFPVQRDSTSRIANTSSPAEDGKYDESVPVDIDFSIGDTTTLSITHTYKFVTSSVTANKVVEFDPATQQYISDTRKDTKNHRKFPVTLQCTAPIGGARFSTTGDVVAAEDAKATVSLDGVPAGSTCVASEGQTNTAEGITLTQQTSAGGGPRQDGAAEFTVGAESTPVTFYNSYSRQMDKLLVKKSAHLPGDIRGQMGDRLNDNLYEHNFNVVCKDPETDDKEQLSNGTFVIKGEGENTVEIPVGADCQITGDHFGSLKLNDGEDEAYVRPEHVEWVVDSNDGDRHQDRDLVDGVTESQMFRTVSTPEGQTTPANQAVLHNYYEYERSNVRMDKDVVVSDADWNMLDDDFAMDFTMQCKGVGYQTSTIGQGDKTLPTRLTKKDFKVVGEENGKKILRYNSDDASVPAGALCTFTEAGMDNLPDSLKHSVDEQTVRERAPEPDVKEAQPLKFVNRFDRKTAPVRLAVLQDGYFKDLEPGYKASFVCKPSKGGASEVRVERELGAQDIIDGGSVANPSAPNGGVTVDLPVGYDCELDLDGSPALGARNVVENIDGNRQPVVQFNHWADNKADQNDLSSLAKTDRSELKGTKKNYKHSFTVPDNLAKKDAEEFVVGAEVFSPRAVRGQLWRQRHVQVHGAVLC; from the coding sequence TTGAAAAGAACGTCACCGGCACCGCCCGCCACCGAATTCAACTACAAGGCGTTCCAGCGCTCCGGTAGCGATGAGAAGGAAATTCCAGTAAACAAAGCGGGCTACTCCGGCGTTGTCCGCCCGCTCGATAACACCGGCAAGCCCACTGACGTTCTCGGCTTCCGGTCGGAGCCGAACGGGCTGGCTAATAATAGGGTCTTCGACCGCTACAAGCCGACGTGGCGCTGCACCCTGACCGATTCCCAGGACAAGCAGGAAGCCTTCACCATCACTGAGGGCAACGTCCCGGATAAATTCACCCTCAAAAACGATAAGGAAAAGGGCACCAGTGAGGTGACCCGCGCTGTCCGGGACAACCGGATCATTAACTGCTCGGTGGAGTGGACGCCCAAGTTCAGCCCGGCGACGGTGCAGCTGTCGAAGACTGTGGACGGCACCGCGCAGGACTTCACGTCCGTGCTGCGGCGTAAATTCGATATCAAATACACCTGCCAGTCGGATGATGCGTACAAGCAGGCGTACCCGGATAACCCGCTGGAGGGCACGGTAGAGCTGCAAAAGGGTGAGGCGCGCACCCTGAACTCGTTCCCGGCAGGTGCGAACTGCACGTTTAGCGAGTCTTTTCCGGAGGGCGACCCCGCGGTGCGCCCCGGCAAGAGCCTCGACCTGACGTGGTCGACGGGCGAGAAGTCTGGCAACTCCCGCAACGCGGAGCAGAAAACGACGGTCAAGCTGGGCGAGACGGTCAACCTGCGTGCGAACAACCAGTACAACTTCCGCGCCGGTTCGGTGACCATCAATAAGCAATTGCTTGGCGATGCCGCACCCGAACTCGGCGATCCCAAGACGTACCGTTTCCGCGTGCGTTGTGAGGGCACTCCGTTCACCGTGGAAAAGGATCTGGTGATCCGGAACAACGGCGGCAACCGCACTGGCTCGGTCACCGTCGACGGGCTGCCAGTTGCGCGTGACTGCTACCTGCGCCCGCTGACCGGCCTGTCCCAGGAGGAAAGCCGCACCATCCAGTTCGATGGCCGCGACGTGAACTTCAATGGTCAGCACGTGGACGCGGAGTCGAATGGCGAATACAAGTTCCGGCTGGACGACTACCAGGAGGGCGCTACCCCGACGAAGGGGACGCTGGATCTCAAGACCACGTATAACTACAAGGTCCGAGACGTCACGGTGGTCAAAGACATCACTGGTGATGGTGCGGGCAGCTCGGATCTCGAGGGGAAGACCTTCCCAGCTGCCTACCGCTGCACGTGGAAGAACGGCGGCAGCAAGGAAGGAAAACTCGAGCTGCAGCCGAATGCGTCCGAGCCCGCCAAGATCGAAGGCGTGCCCGTCGATGCGGACTGTCTGGTGTGGGAGGAAAATTCTCCCGAGCTGGAGAACGTGCGTCTGCAGGGGACTGAGGTCTCTGCGTCGAGCGTGTCGGACAACGGGAAGACCCTGAAGAACGATGAAGCGAAGAAGACGCCCATCCTGAAGGTGAGCCCGTCTACCGACGCAGGGCAGAACCGCGTCATCGTGCGCAACACTTACGCGCGCCGAATCGGCTCGGTGGATCTGCACAAGATTGTGGATAGCAACCTGTCGGTCCCGGTCCCGGAGAACTACACCTTTAACTTCACGTGCGGTACCCGCACGGTTGTGCGCGGGGACGGCACGTCCGTGCCCGTGGAGCTGAAGGGCACCGTGCAGGTGAACGGTGGCCAGACCCAGGGTCTGGTCGCGGACGTCGCAGACCCGGAGCTTGCCGAGCTGGTCAACGATCGAAACGGCAAGCTGGGCGTTCCGTACGGCAACAAGTGTTCCTTCGAGGAGAAGCAACCTGATTTCCCGTCGGGTGTTATCTGGAACTCCGACGCCGAAGAGTCTGTGGTGACCGTTAGCCAGGACACCACCACCAACGACATCACGAACAAATACACCGCTGCCGGCAAGGGCCTCACCATCACTCAGCGCAACGCTGGTGTGCCCCAGCTGAGCGAACCGGTCGAGTACTCCTTGCGCTGCACGCTGGATGGCGAAGACGTCGACCTAGGCGAATACTCCACCATCAAGATGGACAGCTCGCAGGGCGACAGCAACGTGGAGATTCCGGCAGACGTTTTGCCGGAGGGCACGGAGTGCCAACTGCGAGAGAAGAGCGCGATCAACAAGACCCGTAAGGGAGATAAGGGGCAGGATTTCCCGGTGCAGCGCGACTCGACGTCGCGCATCGCCAACACCAGTAGCCCGGCCGAGGATGGCAAATACGACGAGAGCGTTCCGGTAGATATCGACTTCTCCATCGGTGACACCACCACGTTGTCGATCACTCATACCTACAAGTTCGTCACCAGCTCGGTTACTGCGAACAAGGTGGTCGAATTCGACCCGGCGACGCAGCAGTACATCTCTGACACTCGAAAGGACACCAAGAATCACCGTAAGTTCCCGGTGACACTGCAGTGCACGGCGCCTATTGGTGGCGCGCGTTTCAGTACGACCGGAGACGTGGTTGCGGCAGAGGATGCCAAGGCGACGGTTTCGCTGGACGGTGTGCCGGCCGGCTCGACCTGTGTGGCATCGGAGGGCCAGACGAATACGGCCGAGGGCATTACCCTCACTCAGCAGACGTCCGCTGGCGGGGGACCGCGCCAGGACGGTGCGGCCGAATTTACGGTGGGAGCCGAGTCGACACCGGTGACGTTCTACAACTCGTACTCGCGCCAGATGGACAAGCTCCTGGTGAAAAAGAGCGCGCACCTGCCGGGTGACATCCGTGGTCAGATGGGCGATAGGCTCAATGACAACCTCTACGAACACAACTTCAATGTGGTGTGCAAGGACCCAGAGACTGACGACAAGGAGCAGCTGTCTAACGGAACTTTCGTCATCAAGGGCGAGGGAGAAAACACCGTTGAGATCCCGGTCGGCGCTGACTGCCAAATCACCGGCGATCACTTCGGTTCTCTCAAGCTGAACGACGGCGAGGATGAAGCGTATGTCCGCCCCGAACACGTGGAGTGGGTCGTAGATAGCAACGACGGTGACCGCCACCAAGATCGTGACTTGGTGGATGGAGTTACCGAGTCGCAAATGTTTAGGACCGTGTCGACCCCGGAGGGGCAGACCACGCCGGCGAACCAGGCGGTTTTGCATAACTACTACGAGTACGAGCGGTCTAACGTCCGAATGGATAAGGACGTGGTCGTCTCGGATGCTGACTGGAACATGCTTGACGATGATTTCGCCATGGACTTCACCATGCAGTGCAAGGGCGTTGGCTACCAGACCAGCACGATCGGCCAAGGCGACAAAACGCTTCCGACCCGCCTGACCAAGAAGGACTTCAAGGTCGTTGGCGAGGAGAACGGGAAGAAGATCCTGCGCTACAACTCGGACGACGCGTCTGTCCCGGCCGGCGCACTGTGTACATTCACCGAGGCCGGCATGGACAACCTGCCCGATTCGTTGAAGCACTCCGTGGACGAGCAGACCGTGCGCGAACGCGCACCGGAGCCGGACGTCAAAGAGGCCCAGCCGTTGAAATTCGTCAACCGCTTCGACCGCAAGACCGCGCCGGTGCGACTTGCTGTCCTGCAGGACGGCTACTTCAAGGATCTCGAGCCTGGTTACAAGGCATCCTTCGTCTGCAAGCCGTCCAAGGGCGGAGCGAGTGAGGTGCGCGTGGAGCGCGAGCTCGGTGCGCAGGACATCATCGACGGCGGCAGCGTGGCCAACCCGTCCGCACCAAATGGTGGTGTGACGGTAGATCTCCCGGTCGGCTACGACTGCGAGTTGGACCTCGACGGCAGCCCAGCCCTCGGGGCTCGGAACGTCGTCGAGAACATCGACGGCAACCGACAGCCGGTTGTTCAGTTCAACCACTGGGCCGATAACAAAGCCGACCAGAACGACTTGAGCAGCCTGGCGAAGACGGATCGTTCCGAGCTGAAGGGAACGAAGAAGAACTACAAGCATTCCTTCACCGTCCCGGACAACCTGGCGAAGAAGGATGCCGAAGAGTTCGTCGTCGGCGCCGAGGTGTTCAGCCCGCGCGCAGTCCGAGGGCAACTCTGGCGGCAGCGGCACGTTCAAGTTCACGGAGCAGTGCTCTGCTGA
- a CDS encoding HNH endonuclease family protein gives MSRWLSTLRRSAAFVFAAAALAAGVSACSVPEVPVGGVLEDLPPRPSDTRLSDTHAGATSAPSGEPSSEEPSPDAASDPDPATAAAYQALADIPVKGRAPKTGYAREQFGQRWSDDVDVEFGHDGCDTRNNILARDLTEVTFKPRTHGCVVLTGVLDDPYSGTHIAFQRGQGTSNAVQIDHLVPLADAWQKGAQSWDTSTRRNFANDPRNLLAVDGHLNMQKGAGDAATWLPPNKAFRCEYARRIIGVKHAYGLWVTPAERDALQTQLGTCAG, from the coding sequence GTGTCGCGCTGGCTTTCCACCCTCCGCCGAAGCGCCGCGTTTGTGTTCGCTGCGGCCGCCCTGGCTGCCGGCGTGAGCGCGTGCTCGGTGCCGGAGGTGCCCGTGGGCGGCGTGCTAGAGGATCTCCCGCCACGTCCGAGCGACACGCGTCTAAGCGATACCCACGCGGGCGCGACCTCTGCCCCGTCTGGCGAGCCTTCGTCCGAAGAACCCTCGCCGGATGCTGCATCCGATCCCGACCCCGCCACTGCCGCCGCCTACCAGGCGCTCGCAGACATCCCCGTCAAGGGCCGGGCGCCCAAGACCGGCTACGCGCGCGAGCAGTTCGGGCAGCGCTGGTCCGACGACGTCGACGTGGAATTCGGCCACGACGGCTGCGACACCCGCAACAACATCCTCGCCCGCGATCTCACCGAGGTGACATTCAAGCCGCGCACGCACGGCTGCGTTGTGCTGACCGGGGTATTGGACGATCCGTATTCCGGCACGCACATCGCGTTCCAGCGCGGGCAGGGCACCTCGAATGCGGTACAGATTGATCACCTCGTGCCGCTTGCCGATGCCTGGCAGAAAGGCGCCCAGTCCTGGGACACCTCCACCCGCCGGAATTTTGCAAACGACCCGCGCAACCTCCTCGCCGTCGACGGCCACTTGAACATGCAGAAGGGCGCGGGCGATGCCGCGACCTGGTTGCCGCCGAACAAGGCGTTCCGGTGCGAGTATGCGCGGCGGATCATCGGTGTCAAGCACGCCTACGGCCTGTGGGTCACCCCCGCGGAGCGCGATGCGCTGCAGACGCAGCTGGGCACCTGCGCGGGCTAG